A genomic segment from Pirellulales bacterium encodes:
- a CDS encoding fatty acid desaturase, giving the protein MATTELTARAGFPQARPAATNPVRVYWQYAINVVLIHLLAMLAFLPWFFSWTGVVVCVLGLYVYGTLGINLGFHRMLTHRSLVVPKWLEYCFSTLAVCCLQDSPARWVAIHRMHHQHSDEEPDPHSPMVSLLWGHLGWVMIKNTEHDNTFHYENYCRDVLRDPYYFWIERKLRWFWIYLAHAALYYFVGLVIGWVSTGQLMGGVQFGASLLVWGVLVRTVLVWHITWTVNSFGHVFGYQNYETGDSSRNNILFALISNGDGWHNNHHAFQRCAAHGHKWWEFDVTYITIQMLEKLRLATNVVRYPLEAKRPANS; this is encoded by the coding sequence ATGGCGACGACAGAACTCACGGCGCGGGCGGGTTTTCCGCAAGCGCGTCCTGCCGCGACCAATCCGGTGCGCGTCTACTGGCAGTACGCCATCAACGTGGTCCTCATCCACCTTTTGGCGATGCTCGCGTTCCTCCCCTGGTTTTTTAGTTGGACCGGCGTGGTCGTCTGTGTGCTCGGGCTGTACGTCTATGGCACGCTGGGCATCAACCTCGGTTTTCATCGCATGCTGACGCACCGCTCGTTGGTGGTGCCGAAGTGGCTTGAATACTGCTTCTCGACGCTGGCCGTCTGCTGCTTGCAAGATTCGCCGGCCCGCTGGGTAGCCATCCATCGCATGCATCACCAACATTCGGACGAGGAACCCGACCCTCATAGCCCCATGGTCAGTCTGCTGTGGGGGCACCTGGGCTGGGTGATGATCAAGAACACGGAGCACGACAACACGTTTCACTACGAGAACTATTGTCGCGACGTGCTGCGCGATCCGTATTATTTCTGGATCGAGCGCAAACTGCGCTGGTTTTGGATTTATCTGGCCCATGCCGCGCTGTACTATTTTGTCGGCCTGGTGATTGGCTGGGTGTCGACAGGCCAGTTGATGGGGGGCGTGCAGTTTGGGGCCAGCCTGTTAGTGTGGGGTGTTTTGGTCCGCACCGTGCTGGTATGGCATATCACCTGGACAGTCAATTCATTCGGGCACGTGTTCGGCTATCAGAATTACGAAACGGGCGATTCCAGTCGGAACAACATACTGTTCGCCCTGATCAGCAATGGCGACGGCTGGCACAACAACCACCACGCCTTCCAGCGTTGTGCCGCGCACGGCCACAAGTGGTGGGAATTCGACGTGACGTATATCACGATTCAAATGCTGGAAAAGCTTCGCCTGGCCACGAACGTGGTGCGATATCCGCTTGAAGCGAAGCGGCCTGCCAACTCCTAG
- a CDS encoding response regulator, whose amino-acid sequence MMDNQEKVKILLVDDDPGKILAVEAVLESLDETVLSVQSGTDALRKLLDDEFAVILLDVNMPAMDGFETASLIRQHPRSEHTPIIFLTAFPDDTFAARGYSLGAVDYILTPVVPEVLRSKVSVFVDLYRMTQQVKRQAAERVALAEEHAARVAAERANRAKSAFLANVSHELRTPMNAIVGMTDLALTESPPPQIQEYLNTVRSNANVLMELLNEILDFSKLESGKFVLGMSSLSVRTLVDELFQMFHLAAKDKDLAFSVELAPVVPDRLLGDSLRLRQVMMNLLSNALKFTDQGAIGLKVSVDSATMQGVMLRFEISDTGIGIPDVDQDRIFAPFTQVDASSTRRHGGTGLGLAIVAELVRLMGGNVAVESKLGSGSVFSVVVPLAYALAPLAEQPVVERRAKSSPAPADHSLLDHRVAAEAGLRVLVVEDTRANQEIVKRALSRRGHFVEVAANGQQAVDLVSHEHYNVVLMDLQMPVMDGFQATAAIRALPGVSYIPIIALTAHATSDDSDRCRAAGMDDFLPKPLDIFKLIEVVEDFGASNRIPADPQPL is encoded by the coding sequence ATGATGGACAACCAAGAGAAAGTCAAAATTCTGTTGGTGGACGACGACCCAGGCAAAATCCTGGCCGTCGAGGCTGTGTTGGAGTCCCTCGACGAAACCGTGCTGTCGGTGCAGTCGGGGACCGACGCGCTGCGCAAACTATTGGACGACGAGTTCGCGGTCATTCTGCTCGATGTCAACATGCCGGCCATGGATGGCTTCGAGACGGCCTCACTCATACGGCAACATCCCCGCTCAGAACATACGCCGATCATCTTTCTCACGGCGTTTCCGGACGATACTTTTGCCGCGCGCGGCTACTCGCTGGGCGCGGTCGACTACATTCTGACGCCGGTGGTTCCCGAAGTGCTCCGCAGCAAGGTGTCTGTGTTCGTGGACTTGTACCGGATGACTCAGCAAGTCAAACGGCAAGCCGCGGAACGCGTGGCCTTGGCCGAAGAGCACGCGGCGCGGGTCGCCGCCGAGCGCGCCAATCGGGCCAAGAGCGCCTTCTTGGCCAACGTGAGCCACGAGTTGCGCACCCCAATGAACGCAATTGTGGGCATGACCGATCTGGCGCTGACAGAATCGCCGCCGCCGCAGATCCAAGAATATTTGAACACCGTGCGGTCCAACGCCAACGTGCTCATGGAATTGCTGAACGAGATCCTCGACTTTTCCAAGTTGGAGTCGGGGAAATTTGTGTTGGGGATGTCGTCGCTTTCGGTGCGGACGTTGGTCGATGAACTGTTCCAGATGTTTCACCTGGCGGCGAAAGACAAAGACCTGGCATTCTCCGTGGAACTCGCGCCCGTGGTACCTGACAGGCTATTGGGCGATTCGCTACGTTTGCGGCAGGTCATGATGAACTTACTGTCGAACGCTCTCAAGTTCACGGATCAGGGGGCGATCGGCCTGAAAGTCAGCGTCGATTCGGCGACAATGCAGGGTGTGATGTTGAGGTTCGAGATCTCTGACACGGGTATTGGCATCCCTGACGTGGATCAAGACCGCATTTTTGCTCCCTTCACGCAGGTCGATGCGTCCAGCACGCGCCGTCACGGCGGCACGGGCCTGGGCTTGGCGATCGTCGCCGAACTTGTGCGACTGATGGGCGGAAACGTCGCCGTCGAAAGCAAACTTGGCAGCGGCAGCGTCTTTTCCGTGGTAGTCCCGCTGGCCTATGCATTGGCCCCGCTGGCCGAGCAACCGGTTGTCGAGCGGCGCGCCAAATCCTCGCCGGCCCCGGCGGATCACTCGCTGCTGGATCACCGCGTCGCGGCCGAGGCCGGCCTGCGTGTCTTGGTGGTCGAGGATACCAGGGCAAATCAAGAAATTGTCAAACGTGCCCTCAGCCGTCGTGGGCATTTTGTCGAGGTGGCTGCCAACGGACAGCAGGCGGTCGACCTGGTGTCGCACGAGCACTACAACGTTGTTCTGATGGATCTGCAAATGCCCGTGATGGATGGATTTCAAGCGACGGCGGCAATTCGCGCTTTGCCAGGCGTCAGCTATATACCGATCATCGCGCTCACGGCCCATGCCACGAGCGACGATTCCGATCGCTGCCGGGCCGCGGGAATGGACGACTTCTTGCCCAAACCTCTCGATATTTTCAAATTGATCGAGGTGGTCGAGGACTTCGGCGCGTCGAATCGGATCCCCGCGGATCCGCAGCCCCTGTAG
- a CDS encoding alpha/beta hydrolase, with protein MKSIAGILVGVVLLGTQFAQAQEVIRLYPGAAPGSEAARQEEKEYFSQLFNTQVVTNVSQPTLTRYAPAAELANGTSVIICPGGGFHALSINSEGVDVARWLNAKGVTGFVLKYRLVPTGDDGVLEMVGKGRNKMQDDMRAAFPLAAADGAAAVKYVREHASELGVAADRIGLMGFSAGGSVTAAVAFKNVPENRPDFVAPIYAYLGVLGDTEVPKDAAPLFVVAASNDPLGLAIDSVNIYSKWLAAKKPAELHLYSKGGHGFGMNTQKLPSDQWIERFGDWLHVQGLLKKK; from the coding sequence ATGAAATCGATTGCGGGCATCCTGGTCGGAGTCGTTTTGCTCGGGACGCAATTTGCACAAGCCCAGGAAGTCATTCGTCTTTACCCGGGAGCGGCGCCGGGGTCTGAGGCTGCGAGGCAAGAAGAGAAGGAATATTTCTCGCAGCTTTTCAACACGCAGGTCGTCACCAATGTCTCGCAGCCGACGTTGACGCGTTACGCGCCGGCGGCAGAGCTTGCCAACGGCACGTCGGTCATTATCTGCCCGGGCGGCGGCTTTCACGCGTTGTCGATCAATAGTGAAGGGGTGGACGTAGCACGCTGGCTAAATGCTAAAGGAGTAACGGGATTCGTTCTTAAGTACCGGCTGGTGCCAACCGGCGACGACGGCGTGCTGGAAATGGTCGGGAAGGGGCGCAATAAAATGCAAGACGACATGCGAGCCGCATTTCCACTGGCCGCGGCGGACGGTGCGGCCGCGGTCAAGTACGTTCGCGAGCATGCCTCGGAACTTGGCGTTGCCGCGGATCGCATCGGACTGATGGGATTTTCCGCGGGCGGATCTGTCACCGCGGCCGTGGCTTTTAAGAACGTGCCCGAGAATCGACCCGACTTCGTCGCGCCGATATATGCGTACCTAGGAGTGCTCGGCGACACCGAAGTCCCGAAGGACGCGGCGCCGCTTTTCGTCGTGGCCGCATCGAATGATCCGCTGGGGCTGGCCATCGACAGCGTAAACATCTACAGCAAGTGGCTGGCGGCGAAGAAGCCGGCCGAGTTGCACCTGTATTCCAAAGGTGGGCACGGGTTCGGCATGAATACGCAAAAACTGCCCTCCGATCAATGGATCGAGCGCTTTGGCGATTGGCTGCACGTACAGGGGCTCCTCAAGAAGAAGTAA